A genomic window from Acidobacteriota bacterium includes:
- a CDS encoding 30S ribosomal protein S18, translated as MSDERDAKGPRSGGARREAGEKAGGRRGFFRRRRVCKFCVEKIDYINYKDLKLIAPFIPERGKIQPRRISGVCATHQRALQQAIKRARQIALVPYVTE; from the coding sequence ATGAGCGACGAACGTGACGCGAAGGGGCCGCGGTCCGGCGGCGCCCGGCGCGAGGCGGGCGAGAAGGCCGGCGGCCGCCGCGGGTTCTTCCGCCGGCGCCGGGTCTGCAAGTTCTGCGTCGAGAAGATCGACTACATCAACTACAAGGATCTGAAGCTCATCGCTCCGTTCATCCCGGAGCGCGGCAAGATCCAGCCCCGGCGGATCTCGGGCGTCTGCGCCACGCATCAGCGGGCGCTGCAGCAGGCGATCAAGCGGGCGCGGCAGATCGCGCTCGTGCCGTACGTCACGGAGTAG
- the rpsF gene encoding 30S ribosomal protein S6 has protein sequence MSSVRQYELIYITPAETTEEVLADLHTQIAGIVERFGGSIEKTEQWGRRRLAYEIAGQRDGIYVLEVINGPGALTAELDRRLRVFDTVIRHMIVRVDEDLAVAERARVRRKEESAARRVRRGLPPEPTETERQRHAEDDDEGEGGMEQIFRERGER, from the coding sequence ATGAGCAGCGTTCGTCAGTACGAGTTGATCTACATCACGCCGGCCGAGACGACCGAGGAAGTCCTCGCCGATCTCCACACCCAGATTGCCGGCATCGTCGAACGGTTCGGCGGCTCGATCGAGAAGACCGAGCAGTGGGGCCGGCGCCGGCTGGCGTACGAGATCGCCGGCCAGCGCGACGGCATCTACGTCCTCGAGGTCATCAACGGGCCCGGGGCGCTCACGGCCGAGCTCGACCGCCGCCTGCGCGTGTTCGACACCGTCATCCGCCACATGATCGTCCGCGTCGACGAGGACCTGGCGGTCGCCGAGCGGGCGCGCGTTCGCCGCAAGGAGGAGAGCGCGGCACGGCGCGTCCGCCGCGGGTTGCCGCCCGAGCCGACCGAGACCGAGCGGCAGCGCCACGCCGAGGACGACGACGAGGGTGAGGGCGGCATGGAACAGATCTTCAGGGAACGAGGTGAGCGATGA
- a CDS encoding aminoacyl-tRNA hydrolase — MKLVAGLGNPGEKYRGTRHNVGFEVVDLVARRHGLDFEMAPVEAIQARWRREAGPVVVCKGLGYMNESGRPIAALARYYRIDPSEILVVCDDVNLPLGRLRVRTSGSEGGHNGLRSIADALGTTEYPRLRIGVGRGDLRRDLADHVLAKFDLEERPGIEGAIARAADAVETWIDRGAGETMNIFNRAEA, encoded by the coding sequence GTGAAGCTCGTCGCCGGACTCGGCAACCCTGGCGAGAAGTACCGCGGCACCCGGCACAATGTCGGGTTCGAGGTCGTCGATCTCGTGGCCCGGCGCCACGGCCTCGACTTCGAGATGGCGCCGGTCGAGGCGATCCAGGCGCGATGGCGGCGTGAGGCCGGGCCTGTCGTCGTCTGCAAGGGGCTCGGCTACATGAACGAGAGCGGCCGGCCGATCGCGGCGCTGGCGCGCTACTACCGGATCGATCCGAGCGAGATCCTGGTCGTGTGCGATGACGTGAACCTTCCGCTCGGCCGCCTCAGGGTTCGGACGAGCGGCTCGGAGGGCGGGCACAACGGCCTGCGCTCGATCGCCGACGCGCTCGGCACGACGGAATACCCGCGGTTGCGGATCGGCGTGGGCCGAGGCGACCTGCGGCGGGACCTCGCCGATCACGTGCTGGCGAAGTTCGATTTGGAGGAACGTCCCGGGATTGAAGGCGCGATTGCCCGGGCCGCCGACGCGGTGGAGACGTGGATCGACCGCGGCGCCGGCGAGACGATGAACATCTTCAATCGCGCCGAAGCGTAA
- a CDS encoding 50S ribosomal protein L25 — translation MDAVLEAVRRETRGDGNAGRLRRSGRIPAVLYGGESGTAESIALDPKALMKILQSQGGANTLISLQLEGGGETKVLVKEFQIHPMSQQILHADLYRVAMDKVIRVTVPVHLTGEARGVKQQGGIVDFVHREMVVECLPGDIPEHITVDVTELMLHDGVRVRDIQTGGRWKPLSEPEMLIVHVIAPKVEAEPAAAEAAATPTAPAEPEVIKKGKVEKEGGKE, via the coding sequence ATGGACGCAGTACTCGAGGCGGTTCGTCGCGAGACCAGGGGAGACGGCAACGCGGGACGCTTGCGCCGGAGCGGAAGGATTCCTGCCGTGCTCTACGGTGGGGAATCGGGCACGGCCGAGTCGATCGCGCTCGACCCGAAGGCGCTGATGAAGATCCTGCAGTCGCAGGGCGGCGCCAACACGCTCATCTCGCTGCAGCTCGAGGGCGGCGGCGAGACGAAGGTGCTGGTGAAGGAGTTCCAGATCCACCCGATGAGTCAGCAGATCCTCCACGCGGATCTGTACCGTGTGGCGATGGACAAGGTGATCCGGGTGACGGTGCCGGTGCACCTCACGGGCGAGGCGCGCGGCGTCAAGCAGCAGGGCGGGATCGTCGATTTCGTGCACCGCGAGATGGTCGTCGAGTGTCTGCCGGGCGACATCCCGGAGCACATCACGGTCGACGTCACGGAGCTGATGCTCCACGACGGCGTGCGCGTGCGCGACATCCAGACGGGCGGCCGATGGAAGCCGTTGAGCGAGCCCGAGATGCTCATCGTGCACGTCATCGCGCCGAAGGTCGAGGCCGAGCCGGCGGCGGCCGAGGCCGCGGCGACGCCGACCGCACCGGCCGAGCCCGAGGTCATCAAGAAGGGCAAGGTCGAGAAGGAAGGCGGCAAGGAGTAA
- a CDS encoding ribose-phosphate pyrophosphokinase, which produces MAHGPLKLFTGSAHPALAREIADHLGLPLGAARLHRFPDTEVSFQIDENIRGTDVFIVQPTSAPVDEHLVELCVMMDAFRRSSASRITAVIPYYGYARQDRKDKPRVPISAKLVANLLGAAGADRILTMDLHKAQIQGFFDIPVDHLFAAPVIIEYLGRQNLGPVTIVSPDVGGAERARAYAKRIDADLAIIDKRRSEDGTAEVMNVVGDVRGRVCVIADDIIDTAGTIQKAAQALRDAGASRVLASAVHGVLSGPAMSRIEAAPIDRLIVTNTVPLSQQKASSEKVVVLSVARLLAQAVSSIHEETSVSKLFV; this is translated from the coding sequence ATGGCCCACGGTCCCCTCAAGCTGTTCACCGGTAGTGCGCACCCGGCGCTCGCACGGGAGATTGCCGATCATCTCGGCCTGCCGCTCGGCGCGGCCAGGCTGCATCGCTTTCCCGACACCGAGGTCTCCTTCCAGATCGACGAGAACATCCGGGGTACCGACGTGTTCATCGTGCAGCCGACGTCGGCGCCGGTCGACGAGCACCTCGTCGAGCTGTGCGTGATGATGGACGCGTTTCGCCGGTCGTCGGCATCGCGGATCACGGCGGTGATTCCGTACTACGGCTACGCACGGCAGGATCGCAAGGACAAGCCGCGCGTGCCGATCTCGGCCAAGCTCGTGGCGAACCTGCTCGGCGCCGCCGGCGCGGACCGCATCCTGACGATGGACCTGCACAAGGCGCAGATTCAGGGCTTCTTCGACATCCCGGTGGATCACCTGTTCGCCGCACCGGTCATCATCGAGTACCTCGGCCGGCAGAACCTCGGGCCCGTGACGATCGTCTCGCCCGACGTCGGCGGCGCCGAGCGCGCGCGCGCCTACGCCAAGCGCATCGACGCGGACCTGGCCATCATCGACAAGCGCCGCAGCGAGGATGGCACGGCCGAGGTCATGAACGTCGTGGGCGACGTGCGGGGCCGCGTCTGCGTGATCGCCGACGACATCATCGACACGGCCGGGACGATCCAGAAGGCGGCGCAGGCGCTGCGTGACGCCGGTGCGAGCCGCGTGCTGGCGAGCGCCGTGCACGGGGTCCTGTCGGGGCCGGCGATGTCGCGGATCGAAGCGGCGCCAATCGACCGGCTGATCGTCACCAATACCGTGCCGCTGAGCCAGCAGAAGGCATCGTCCGAGAAGGTCGTCGTGCTGTCGGTCGCACGGCTGCTGGCGCAGGCGGTGTCGAGCATCCACGAGGAGACGTCGGTCTCCAAGCTGTTCGTGTAG
- the ispE gene encoding 4-(cytidine 5'-diphospho)-2-C-methyl-D-erythritol kinase — protein MSRTLVLRPCAKINLTLRVGPRRPDGYHDVRTLLQSIAMSDRLTLTARSGPFVVATRGAGVPADRTNLVWRAGEALWRAIGRSGDPSGVHVKLDKQIPVAAGLGGGSADAAAALAGLNEMWGARRATSELARIGAALGADVPFFLRGGTAVGVGRGDELYPVDDIRPLSLVVIKPSIGVSTADAYGWCDEDRARGEEAAPVASRRDVDVGWAWGAVTLTNDLEAPVARRHPVIAEMIQACVREGAVAAAMTGSGSAVFGVFADAVVRKAQRRLQRPDWLVALTRTCSRGEAARHLGLGTGRL, from the coding sequence GTGTCGCGTACTCTCGTCCTTCGGCCCTGCGCCAAGATCAACCTCACGCTGCGCGTCGGTCCTCGCCGCCCGGACGGCTATCACGACGTTCGCACGCTCCTGCAGTCCATCGCGATGTCGGATCGGCTGACGCTGACGGCGCGATCCGGGCCGTTCGTCGTCGCCACGCGCGGCGCCGGCGTGCCGGCCGACCGGACCAATCTCGTGTGGCGTGCCGGCGAGGCGCTCTGGCGTGCGATCGGGCGGTCGGGCGATCCGAGCGGCGTACACGTCAAGTTGGACAAGCAGATTCCGGTCGCCGCCGGGCTCGGCGGCGGCAGCGCGGATGCGGCGGCGGCGCTGGCCGGCCTCAACGAGATGTGGGGCGCACGGCGGGCGACGAGCGAGCTTGCGCGGATCGGCGCGGCGCTCGGCGCCGACGTCCCGTTCTTCCTGCGTGGCGGCACCGCGGTCGGCGTCGGTCGCGGCGACGAGCTGTATCCCGTCGACGACATCCGGCCGTTGTCGCTCGTCGTCATCAAGCCGTCGATCGGCGTGTCGACGGCGGACGCGTACGGCTGGTGCGACGAGGATCGGGCGCGTGGTGAAGAGGCCGCACCCGTGGCGTCGCGCCGCGACGTCGACGTGGGATGGGCGTGGGGCGCCGTCACCCTGACGAACGATCTCGAGGCGCCGGTCGCCCGGCGGCACCCGGTGATCGCCGAGATGATTCAGGCGTGCGTGCGCGAGGGCGCCGTGGCGGCCGCGATGACCGGCAGCGGATCCGCCGTGTTCGGTGTGTTCGCCGACGCGGTCGTGCGCAAGGCGCAGCGCCGGCTGCAGCGGCCCGACTGGCTGGTCGCGCTCACGAGGACCTGCAGTCGTGGCGAGGCTGCCCGGCATCTGGGGCTGGGCACGGGCCGCCTGTGA
- a CDS encoding tetratricopeptide repeat protein yields the protein MFTLIFAALLSLQSPPQASPAAEQVGRGYYYFLQGLALESANDVPAAIECYRQASQLLPKSPEIRAALAGLYVRQDQLGEAEREAEAALAIDGANRAAHRILGGLQTSRIENATGPLSAAAVDTAIDHLERAVERGSIDVPVEMALSSLYLRANRSETAIGRLRALLVEMPDYPPALRLLIRAHEATGQAQQAAELRGRLAMARPDRTEIRVRQLERLEQGGRWSDAAAGWAELFDEDPGAVIYRARYAAALVNSGRAQDARRVLLDATRDAPRDAAAWYLLSVVESRVGNAAAAETAAQRVVDLDPRDGRGPLALSRARLAAKNYRGAIQALAPRVAAPTDDDVTSGMFGEMAEELSRAYMLLGDEKRAFDVLEQARTRLPSDEALLFQLAAGYEQHGEYDRAERAFRELIQLNGSHADALNYLGYMLAERGRKLSEAVELVTRALAVDPDNPAFLDSLGWAHFRLGQYEKAREPLERAAAALPQSSVVQEHLGDLYLQLGRPADAAAAFERALAGDRDGIDAGAVTKKRDRARGAAGKS from the coding sequence ATGTTCACCCTGATCTTCGCCGCGCTGCTGTCGCTCCAGAGCCCTCCCCAGGCGTCGCCGGCCGCCGAGCAGGTCGGGCGCGGCTACTACTACTTTCTGCAGGGGCTGGCGCTCGAGTCCGCCAACGATGTGCCGGCGGCGATCGAATGCTACCGGCAGGCGAGCCAGTTGCTGCCGAAGTCGCCCGAGATCCGCGCGGCATTGGCCGGGCTCTACGTCCGGCAGGATCAGCTCGGCGAGGCCGAGCGTGAGGCCGAGGCGGCGCTGGCGATCGATGGTGCGAATCGCGCGGCGCATCGCATCCTCGGCGGGCTCCAGACGTCGCGGATCGAGAACGCGACCGGGCCGCTGAGCGCCGCCGCCGTCGATACCGCGATCGATCATCTCGAGCGCGCGGTCGAGCGGGGATCGATCGACGTTCCGGTCGAGATGGCGCTCAGCAGCTTGTACCTGCGCGCCAACCGATCCGAGACCGCGATCGGCCGGTTGCGCGCGCTGCTCGTGGAGATGCCGGACTATCCACCCGCGCTGCGGCTGCTGATTCGCGCGCACGAAGCGACGGGACAGGCCCAGCAGGCCGCCGAGCTGCGCGGCCGTCTCGCGATGGCGCGGCCCGATCGGACCGAGATCCGCGTGCGGCAGCTCGAACGTCTGGAGCAGGGCGGCCGATGGTCGGATGCCGCCGCCGGCTGGGCCGAGCTGTTCGACGAGGACCCGGGCGCGGTCATCTATCGGGCGCGCTACGCGGCCGCGCTGGTCAACAGCGGCCGCGCGCAGGACGCGCGGCGCGTCCTGCTCGACGCGACGCGCGACGCGCCGCGCGATGCCGCGGCCTGGTATCTGCTCTCCGTCGTCGAGTCGCGGGTGGGCAACGCGGCGGCCGCGGAAACCGCGGCGCAACGCGTCGTGGATCTCGACCCGCGCGACGGGCGCGGGCCGCTGGCGCTGTCGCGCGCGAGGTTGGCGGCGAAGAACTACCGCGGCGCGATCCAGGCGCTCGCCCCTCGGGTTGCCGCGCCGACCGATGACGACGTGACCTCGGGAATGTTCGGCGAGATGGCGGAAGAACTGAGCCGGGCGTACATGCTGCTCGGCGACGAGAAGCGGGCGTTCGACGTGCTCGAGCAGGCGCGCACGCGCCTGCCGTCGGACGAGGCGCTCCTGTTCCAGTTGGCCGCCGGATACGAACAGCACGGCGAGTACGACCGCGCCGAGCGCGCGTTCCGCGAGCTGATTCAGCTCAACGGATCGCACGCCGACGCGCTGAACTACCTTGGCTACATGCTCGCCGAGCGTGGCCGGAAGTTGAGCGAGGCCGTCGAGCTGGTGACGCGCGCGCTCGCCGTCGACCCCGACAATCCCGCGTTCCTCGACAGCCTCGGCTGGGCGCACTTCCGCCTCGGGCAGTACGAGAAAGCGCGCGAACCGCTGGAGCGCGCGGCCGCGGCGCTGCCGCAGTCCTCGGTCGTTCAGGAGCACCTCGGCGATCTCTACCTGCAGCTCGGCCGGCCCGCCGATGCCGCGGCGGCCTTCGAGCGCGCCCTTGCCGGCGATCGCGACGGCATCGACGCCGGCGCGGTGACGAAGAAGCGCGATCGGGCGCGCGGCGCGGCCGGTAAGTCCTGA
- a CDS encoding Trm112 family protein has product MPVDPALLEILVCPECKAPVQPVHNGAGLKCPKCRRVFPVKDDIPVMLLDEATIEN; this is encoded by the coding sequence ATGCCAGTCGATCCCGCGCTCCTCGAGATTCTGGTCTGCCCGGAGTGCAAGGCGCCGGTGCAACCAGTCCACAACGGCGCGGGCCTCAAGTGCCCGAAGTGCCGCCGCGTCTTCCCGGTCAAGGACGACATCCCCGTCATGCTGCTCGACGAGGCGACGATCGAGAACTGA
- a CDS encoding glycosyltransferase family 9 protein, whose translation MTILLVRPRLIGDVILTTPAVRAIRRRYPDARLLYLVEALAAPVIEANPHVDDVITLPYRRGWQRVKDDVVMALDLRSRRIDVAIDFHGGPRSGWLTWASRAPTRIGYDVAGRGWMYTRTVPRGPVATPRHSVLNQWDLLIALDRGFETLPTPDVDRVEMPVTASALCAIDRRLADAGLTAGQPLVIMHVSARNRFRRWPEASFAAVAAGLVRHDSVVVVMGGPSDRDAAERVIEAARQTAGRAAQRIVPGEGWSLAELRAVMERASMFIGGDSGPLHVAATSDVPIVALYGPTLPGVWAPWRPSHLAWTAVDAGPLPCRPCAQRECAPGDFRCLTNIAPSAVLNAAEHLLERAR comes from the coding sequence TTGACGATCCTGCTCGTCCGGCCGCGCCTGATCGGCGACGTCATCCTGACGACGCCAGCCGTACGGGCGATTCGGCGGCGGTATCCCGACGCGCGGCTGCTCTATCTCGTCGAAGCCCTGGCCGCTCCCGTCATCGAGGCCAACCCGCACGTCGACGACGTCATCACGCTGCCCTACCGCCGAGGCTGGCAACGGGTCAAAGACGACGTCGTCATGGCGCTGGACCTTCGGAGCCGCCGGATCGACGTCGCGATCGACTTCCACGGCGGGCCGCGCAGCGGCTGGCTCACGTGGGCCAGCCGCGCACCGACGCGCATCGGCTACGATGTGGCGGGTCGCGGCTGGATGTACACGCGGACGGTGCCCCGTGGGCCCGTCGCAACGCCGCGCCACTCGGTGCTGAACCAATGGGATCTGTTGATTGCGCTCGATCGCGGGTTCGAGACGCTGCCGACGCCTGACGTCGATCGCGTCGAGATGCCCGTGACGGCGAGCGCGCTCTGCGCCATCGACAGGCGGCTGGCCGACGCCGGCCTGACCGCCGGGCAACCGCTCGTCATCATGCACGTGAGCGCGAGAAACCGGTTTCGCCGCTGGCCGGAGGCGTCGTTCGCGGCCGTCGCCGCCGGCCTCGTGCGTCACGACAGCGTCGTGGTGGTCATGGGTGGGCCGTCGGACCGCGACGCGGCCGAACGCGTCATCGAAGCGGCGCGGCAGACGGCGGGACGCGCGGCACAGCGCATCGTGCCGGGCGAGGGCTGGAGCTTGGCCGAATTGCGCGCGGTCATGGAGCGCGCCTCGATGTTCATCGGCGGCGACAGCGGGCCGCTGCACGTGGCGGCCACGTCCGACGTCCCGATCGTGGCGCTCTACGGGCCGACGCTGCCGGGTGTGTGGGCGCCGTGGCGGCCGTCGCACCTCGCCTGGACCGCCGTCGATGCCGGCCCGCTACCCTGCAGGCCGTGCGCACAGCGCGAATGCGCGCCCGGAGACTTCCGATGCTTGACGAACATCGCGCCGTCGGCGGTGCTGAACGCCGCGGAACACCTCCTGGAGCGCGCCCGATGA
- a CDS encoding O-antigen ligase family protein, which yields MTRPPDNAERAAYVALVASLSIVQINLLAAQASFGVAAIAWLLVAFRERRAPVPAFFWPLALFGAATLASAAFSEDPRASLVDCKQLVLFLMVPMVARLARGPRAMTALNSILVVGAIGALIGVAEYALFGFDDLHRRPTGSLSHYMTYSGVIMLALSSAVARLVYYPDQRVWPAIAVPAMCVALAVTFARNAWIGTVAAVTTILGARRLRLLAAVPIVVGLCLLIAPAGIRNRALSIFDPSNPTNRDRVAMLTIGRRIVADHPWFGVGPDQIKVVYAAYRPPDAVNPTNPHLHNVPMNIAAERGLPALAVWLWFIAAAAAPLWRQVREGPAQAIAAAGLAAIVAMLAAGLFEYNFGDSEFLMLFLGLITLPFAARARSIDPEGR from the coding sequence ATGACGCGGCCGCCGGACAACGCCGAGCGAGCGGCGTACGTCGCGCTCGTCGCCAGCCTCTCGATCGTTCAGATCAACCTGCTCGCCGCACAAGCGAGCTTCGGCGTCGCGGCGATCGCCTGGCTGCTCGTCGCCTTCCGCGAACGCCGGGCGCCGGTTCCCGCGTTCTTCTGGCCGCTTGCGTTGTTCGGCGCCGCGACGCTCGCGAGCGCGGCGTTCTCGGAAGACCCGCGGGCGAGCCTCGTCGACTGCAAGCAGCTCGTGCTGTTCCTCATGGTGCCGATGGTGGCGCGGCTGGCGCGGGGGCCTCGGGCCATGACGGCGCTCAACTCGATCCTCGTCGTCGGCGCCATCGGCGCGCTGATCGGCGTCGCCGAGTACGCGCTGTTCGGGTTCGACGACCTGCATCGGCGGCCGACAGGATCGCTGTCGCACTACATGACCTACTCGGGCGTCATCATGCTGGCGCTCAGCAGCGCGGTGGCGCGGCTCGTCTACTACCCGGACCAGCGCGTCTGGCCGGCGATCGCCGTACCGGCGATGTGCGTCGCCCTCGCGGTGACGTTCGCCCGCAACGCGTGGATCGGCACGGTCGCCGCCGTCACCACGATCCTGGGCGCGCGCCGGCTGCGGCTGCTCGCCGCGGTGCCGATCGTCGTCGGCCTGTGCCTGCTCATCGCGCCGGCGGGCATCAGGAACCGCGCGCTGTCGATCTTCGACCCGAGCAATCCCACCAACCGCGACCGCGTGGCGATGCTCACGATCGGCCGGCGCATCGTCGCCGACCATCCGTGGTTCGGCGTCGGGCCCGACCAGATCAAGGTGGTCTACGCCGCCTATCGTCCGCCCGACGCGGTCAACCCGACGAACCCGCACCTTCACAACGTGCCGATGAACATCGCGGCCGAGCGGGGCCTGCCGGCGCTCGCCGTCTGGCTCTGGTTCATCGCCGCCGCGGCGGCACCGTTGTGGCGTCAGGTACGGGAGGGGCCCGCGCAGGCGATCGCCGCCGCCGGCCTCGCGGCGATCGTCGCGATGCTGGCGGCCGGGCTGTTCGAGTACAACTTCGGCGATTCGGAGTTCCTGATGCTGTTCCTCGGTCTGATCACGCTGCCGTTCGCGGCGCGCGCGCGTTCGATCGATCCAGAGGGGCGATGA
- the rfaE1 gene encoding D-glycero-beta-D-manno-heptose-7-phosphate kinase, whose amino-acid sequence MSDLIGRLATRRVAVVGDVMLDHFLIGHVDRISPEAPVPVVCFERDEYRLGGAANVAQNVATLGGQASVVGLMGDDDAARELCRQLQIAGLDAGGLVQDATRPTTRKMRIVTNRNQQVARVDRERDAEATGRVLDELIDRIRHAAATTDALVLSDYRKGVVVPAVIAAAVAAAATRGIPVLVDPKVAHAERYRGASLITPNHHEAELMARTVIRTIDDARRAARLLREQTGANVLITWGEHGMWMLDGSGATVVEQALPAMAREVADVTGAGDTVIAVLGLALAAGAALADAAHLANIAAGLVVARFGPASVTPEELSAATLAGA is encoded by the coding sequence TTGTCCGATCTGATCGGCAGGCTGGCCACTCGTCGCGTCGCCGTCGTCGGCGACGTGATGCTCGATCACTTCCTCATCGGCCACGTCGATCGCATCTCTCCGGAGGCGCCGGTGCCGGTCGTCTGCTTCGAGCGCGACGAGTACCGGCTGGGAGGTGCGGCCAACGTGGCCCAGAACGTCGCGACACTGGGCGGACAGGCCTCGGTCGTGGGTCTGATGGGGGACGACGACGCCGCGCGCGAGCTGTGCCGGCAGCTCCAGATCGCCGGCCTCGACGCCGGCGGGCTCGTGCAGGACGCCACGCGGCCGACAACGCGGAAGATGCGCATCGTGACGAACCGCAACCAGCAGGTGGCGCGCGTCGATCGCGAACGAGACGCCGAGGCCACCGGGCGTGTGCTCGACGAGCTGATCGATCGCATCCGGCATGCTGCCGCCACGACGGATGCGCTCGTGCTCAGCGACTACCGCAAGGGAGTCGTGGTGCCGGCGGTGATCGCGGCAGCGGTGGCCGCCGCCGCGACGCGCGGGATTCCGGTCCTCGTCGATCCGAAAGTCGCGCACGCTGAACGGTATCGCGGCGCGTCGCTCATCACGCCGAACCATCACGAAGCCGAGCTGATGGCGCGTACCGTCATCCGCACGATCGACGATGCGCGCCGGGCCGCGCGGCTGCTGCGCGAGCAGACCGGTGCAAACGTGCTGATCACCTGGGGAGAACACGGCATGTGGATGCTGGACGGATCGGGCGCGACCGTCGTCGAGCAGGCGCTGCCGGCGATGGCGCGCGAGGTGGCCGACGTCACCGGAGCGGGCGACACGGTCATCGCGGTGCTGGGGCTCGCGCTCGCCGCGGGGGCCGCGCTGGCGGACGCGGCCCATCTCGCGAACATCGCGGCCGGTCTGGTTGTCGCGCGGTTCGGCCCGGCATCGGTCACGCCCGAGGAGCTGTCGGCCGCGACGCTGGCCGGCGCCTGA
- a CDS encoding glycosyltransferase family 39 protein, producing the protein MLSRRDVTVWIVAFLAVACWIVAIRFESADADSMLYAGLSARIAEQPWPRWIAPEWWGLWPRIGLTGYFREHPVGGFVLPALLARAGVPGEQAAYIVGVAAGLAVLLLIGHLVAGVTSRAEARASLVLLQCMPVAFVFRVRANQEYLLLACLLVIIVGLDRARASWKGVGLVVCGVCGALLVKGAFLVLVLAGAVLWLAANPRQAPGSSSRAVGSLAIALGAAAATAVGYEAFYRHVTGESFFATYWERQFSEVDVATPVNGAATFVQHVWFYIVRLLWHPAPWSLFFVAALWRHGVRGAADDDGPRARRALWFTAAYALALVVMLSPSSRVAERYVFYATYAVAAAGTVAAYRGAPRLRRTLDRLDASLPAFPALVWFALIAARLGLGPFLPRW; encoded by the coding sequence ATGCTCAGCCGCCGTGACGTGACCGTCTGGATCGTCGCGTTCCTGGCGGTCGCGTGCTGGATCGTGGCGATTCGGTTCGAGAGCGCCGACGCCGACTCGATGTTGTACGCCGGCCTTTCCGCCCGCATCGCCGAGCAGCCATGGCCTCGCTGGATTGCGCCCGAGTGGTGGGGCCTGTGGCCGCGCATCGGCTTGACCGGCTACTTCCGTGAGCATCCGGTCGGCGGCTTCGTTCTGCCGGCCCTGCTGGCACGCGCCGGCGTTCCCGGCGAACAGGCGGCCTACATCGTCGGCGTCGCCGCCGGCTTGGCGGTGCTGCTGCTGATCGGCCACCTGGTGGCCGGCGTCACGTCGCGCGCGGAGGCGCGGGCGTCGCTCGTGCTGCTGCAGTGCATGCCGGTCGCCTTCGTCTTCCGGGTGCGCGCCAACCAGGAGTACCTGCTGCTCGCGTGCCTGCTCGTCATCATCGTCGGACTGGATCGCGCGAGAGCGTCGTGGAAGGGAGTGGGGCTCGTCGTCTGCGGCGTCTGCGGCGCATTGCTCGTCAAAGGTGCGTTCCTGGTGCTGGTGCTGGCCGGCGCGGTGCTCTGGCTCGCCGCGAACCCGCGTCAGGCGCCTGGCTCATCGAGCCGTGCGGTGGGGTCGCTCGCCATCGCGCTCGGCGCCGCCGCCGCAACCGCCGTGGGTTACGAGGCGTTCTACCGCCACGTGACGGGCGAGTCGTTCTTCGCCACCTACTGGGAACGGCAGTTCTCGGAGGTCGACGTCGCCACACCGGTGAACGGTGCGGCGACCTTCGTCCAGCACGTCTGGTTTTACATCGTCCGGCTGCTCTGGCATCCCGCGCCGTGGAGCCTGTTCTTCGTCGCGGCGCTGTGGCGGCATGGCGTTCGCGGCGCGGCTGACGACGACGGGCCGAGAGCACGGCGGGCGCTGTGGTTCACCGCCGCATACGCCCTCGCGCTGGTGGTGATGCTGAGCCCGTCGAGCCGCGTGGCAGAACGGTACGTGTTCTACGCGACCTACGCGGTCGCGGCCGCGGGCACCGTCGCGGCCTATCGCGGCGCACCGCGCCTTCGACGCACGCTCGATCGGCTCGATGCGAGCCTCCCCGCATTTCCTGCCCTCGTGTGGTTCGCGTTGATCGCCGCGCGCCTCGGGCTCGGCCCGTTTCTCCCGCGATGGTGA